CAGGAAGGTGCCTAGTGGAACCGATACGCACGATCACCTCGAACCTCATCCCGCTGCTGATCAACGACGTCGACACCGACCAGATCATCCCGGCGCGTTACCTCAAGGTGACCGACAAGGACGGGCTGGCGGAGGGGTTGTTTTCCAATTGGCGCTATCTGCCGGAGGGTGGGCCGAATCCGGAGTTTGCGCTCAACCGGCCGGAATACCGCGGAGCAAGCATCCTGCTGGCGGGGGACAATTTCGGCTGTGGATCCTCGCGCGAGCACGCCCCGTGGGCCCTCCGCGCCGGAGGAATCCGCGCGATCATCAGCACCTCATTCGCCGACATCTTCCGCAGCAACGCGCTGAAGAACGGCGTCCTGCCGGTCGTGGTGGACGAAACGATCCACCGGAACCTCGTCGACCTGGTCGAGGAAGCCCCGTCGGCGACGGTCACCATCGATCTGGAAAATCAGAAGGTCCTCTTGCCGGGGGGCGTGCAAGCGGACTTCACAGTCGACGCGTTCTCCAAAACCTGCCTGGTGCGTGGAATGGACGAATTGGACTATCTGGCGGGTTTTCTTCCGCAGATCCGGGACTTCGAAATCCGGCACGATCCCGCCTGCGGCGGAATGGGAAAAGCGAGGCCGTCATGATCGAAATCTATGATACGACCCTCCGCGACGGATCCCAACGCGAGGGGATCTCGCTCTCCTGCGACGACAAGCTTAAAATCGCCCGCAAACTTGACGATCTGGGCGTTGCCTACATCGAAGGCGGCTGGCCGGGGTCGAACGCCAAAGACATGGAATTCTTTGCCAAGGCCAAAGCGCTGCGCTGGCGGACCGCCCGCATCGCGGCGTTCGGATCGACTTGCCGCGCTGGGAGCAAACCGGGAAACGACGAAAACATCCAGGCCATGCTCCGGGCCGAGGCGCCCGTCTGCACGGTCGTCGGCAAATCCTGGTCCCTGCACGTCACCGATGTCCTGCGGACCTCGAAAGAGAACAACCTGCGGATGATCGAGGAGAGCGTCGCCTTCCTCAAGGCGCAGGTCGAGCAGGTGTTTTTCGACGCCGAACATTTTTTCGACGGCTACAAGGCGGATCCCGCCTACGCGCTGGAAACTCTGCAAGCCGCCCGGCGGGGCGGAGCCGACGTCCTGGTGCTGTGCGAGACGAACGGGGGCGCGATGCCGTGGGAGCTGGAGGCCGCATTCCAAGCCGTGCGCCAGGCTGTTCCGGGCCGGTTGGGAATCCACGCCCACAACGACGGAGAATGCGGCGTGGCCAATTCCCTCCTGGCCGTCCGGCAGGGAGCGACCCACGTCCAGGGGACGATCAACGGCTACGGCGAACGGTGCGGCAACGCCAACCTGTGCTCGATCATCCCCGACATCGAACTTAAACTCGGCCGGCCCTGCCTGCCCAAGGGCCGACTCAGACGGCTGTATGAAACCGCCCATTTCGTGGCGGAGATCGCCAACCTATCGCCGGACGAATACCTGCCTTACGTCGGCAAATCCGCCTTCGCGCACAAGGGCGGGATACACGTATCAGGGATGCGCCGGAACACGCTGGCCTACCAGCACGTCGAACCGGCGCTGGTCGGGAACGAGATGCGGGTGGTCGTCAGCGAACTCTCCGGCAAGGGCAATCTGCTTCAAAAGCTGGAGGAATACCACCTCGAGGCGGACGAGAAAGCAGTCGCCAAAGTGCTTAAGGAGATCAAGGACCTGGAAGCCCGCGGATTTTCCTTCGAGACCGCCGACGCCTCGGTGGCGATGATGCTCAAGCGCCA
The sequence above is a segment of the Anaerolineales bacterium genome. Coding sequences within it:
- the leuD gene encoding 3-isopropylmalate dehydratase small subunit, encoding MEPIRTITSNLIPLLINDVDTDQIIPARYLKVTDKDGLAEGLFSNWRYLPEGGPNPEFALNRPEYRGASILLAGDNFGCGSSREHAPWALRAGGIRAIISTSFADIFRSNALKNGVLPVVVDETIHRNLVDLVEEAPSATVTIDLENQKVLLPGGVQADFTVDAFSKTCLVRGMDELDYLAGFLPQIRDFEIRHDPACGGMGKARPS
- a CDS encoding citramalate synthase — translated: MIEIYDTTLRDGSQREGISLSCDDKLKIARKLDDLGVAYIEGGWPGSNAKDMEFFAKAKALRWRTARIAAFGSTCRAGSKPGNDENIQAMLRAEAPVCTVVGKSWSLHVTDVLRTSKENNLRMIEESVAFLKAQVEQVFFDAEHFFDGYKADPAYALETLQAARRGGADVLVLCETNGGAMPWELEAAFQAVRQAVPGRLGIHAHNDGECGVANSLLAVRQGATHVQGTINGYGERCGNANLCSIIPDIELKLGRPCLPKGRLRRLYETAHFVAEIANLSPDEYLPYVGKSAFAHKGGIHVSGMRRNTLAYQHVEPALVGNEMRVVVSELSGKGNLLQKLEEYHLEADEKAVAKVLKEIKDLEARGFSFETADASVAMMLKRHQSDYKPPFELIDFFCLVEHRQGRGLMAEANVKIRVGQEVMHTAAEGNGPVNALDGALRKALQPRYPQIRRFELTDYKVRILDSTSGTGAVVRVLIDTQSDGRRWSTVGASENIIEASWRALSDAVEFGLTMK